One genomic region from Pseudomonas sp. R5-89-07 encodes:
- a CDS encoding TetR/AcrR family transcriptional regulator produces MGNHKIGIRRANVEKILLAAEKVFAEKGYGSTAMADIAQEAQLPRSNLHYYFTTKSELYSAVLFDLLEVWKQDALSFETFDDPRVVLSSYIRAKMQRSRTRPYGSKVWANEIIHGAPTLGEALDESLYDWAKMKEAKIRHWVEDKRILPVEPSSLLYMIWASTQHYADFDHQVNILNDHQPLSDMQFERAIQTVTGVILRGIGLEP; encoded by the coding sequence ATGGGCAATCACAAGATCGGAATTCGACGGGCCAACGTCGAGAAAATCCTGCTGGCTGCGGAGAAAGTCTTCGCTGAAAAAGGCTACGGCAGCACCGCCATGGCCGACATCGCCCAAGAGGCGCAACTGCCGCGCTCGAATCTGCATTACTACTTCACCACCAAGAGCGAGCTGTACAGCGCCGTGCTGTTCGACCTGCTGGAAGTGTGGAAACAGGACGCCCTGAGCTTCGAGACCTTCGATGACCCACGGGTGGTCCTCAGCAGCTACATTCGCGCCAAGATGCAACGCTCGCGCACACGGCCCTATGGCTCGAAAGTCTGGGCCAATGAAATCATCCACGGTGCGCCCACGCTGGGTGAGGCTCTGGATGAAAGCCTGTACGACTGGGCCAAGATGAAGGAAGCGAAAATTCGCCATTGGGTGGAAGACAAACGCATCCTGCCGGTGGAGCCGTCGAGCCTGCTGTATATGATCTGGGCGTCGACCCAGCACTATGCTGACTTCGATCACCAGGTGAATATCCTGAATGATCACCAGCCGTTGTCGGACATGCAGTTTGAGCGGGCGATACAGACGGTGACCGGGGTGATATTGCGTGGGATCGGGCTGGAGCCTTGA
- the copC gene encoding copper homeostasis periplasmic binding protein CopC: MLIKKSLTTVALLASLLGASAAFAHAHLKSATPAADSSVAAPSDLRLTFSEGVEATFTKVSLSKDGTEIAIKGLETPDADKKTLVVTPAAPLAAGTYKVEWHAVSVDTHKSEGTYSFKVGQ, from the coding sequence ATGTTGATCAAGAAGTCCCTGACCACCGTCGCCCTGCTCGCCTCCCTGCTGGGCGCTTCTGCGGCCTTTGCCCACGCCCACCTTAAAAGCGCCACGCCGGCGGCCGACAGCAGCGTTGCCGCCCCGAGCGATCTGCGCCTGACGTTCAGCGAAGGCGTCGAAGCGACTTTCACCAAGGTGTCCCTGAGCAAGGACGGCACGGAAATCGCGATCAAGGGCCTGGAAACCCCGGACGCCGACAAGAAAACCCTGGTGGTCACCCCGGCCGCCCCGCTGGCGGCCGGTACTTATAAGGTCGAGTGGCACGCGGTGTCCGTCGACACCCACAAAAGCGAAGGCACCTACAGCTTCAAGGTCGGCCAGTAA